From the genome of Rhododendron vialii isolate Sample 1 chromosome 10a, ASM3025357v1:
catttgcaaggggttagcatcatcaagaagcaaaagcacccctcttctctcttcttgctctttttctcctcttcttccattgaaagagaaaggaaagaagctcacttccatatacctccactgatatccagtcaccatacaacatccatcttcaacctctaggCTCTAAACTACCTAcaaacttcaacacccaaaaggtataccacctttgcgtTCCTTTCTGTcttcgacccctgaggggaaccagcaaggcccaggctggtaaacaatactagccctggccttgaactggtaaaaatacaacaatcgtatgcgatgatacttggcgcacgccagtttctacatgccgtacgccagtcatggcagtacgagcgcAACTGGCGTGgagatcatggatcgtcatttcttttgttttatctttctgtcaatcacccttgcatgctaaacaaCCAGTTTGTTGCTTTCTGTATGCTTAGAACTGTTTAGACGTAAAGGTTATTGCTTACTCTTTGTttattcaaaaggcctctgggatccttctggtcatcttccagagcccagatgatgcaaaaaccaagcactggattagggtcaaatgtgtgtacggcagtccatgactggcgtatgacagttaaagctaggatccagtggctggcccttgcatcttagcttaatcttggcctccttcctgtccccactctgtttagggggtttcttttctattttcatggcttcaagccgtctcatctgtctgtaaatatatatatcctgtttatttaactgcatggtttgtcctgggtgtgcgctggtccttttccagagcccagagggttgcaaacaaggactgtaaAACTAGATGaatggagtacgccagtctccctgtggcgtgcgcaagtcaaatcaacatgcagtggcttggccagtgcatgctggtagaacttgctcacgcccctgcggggcagcgtactgcaatttgtccagtttgctcagtgcttgttctcaatctatatttagcattgcaatcaagccattcataaacattttgtcacataaatcacaacttgttataatgctttaatccccattatctgttcccccgccctaactggctaaaaaatgatcaaatgagagagaaatgcaagagcttttacaaaatgcccgagtagagaccgatctccggattgggcgagaggggtgccataaaacccttcccctcttgtaacctggctcccgaacttcagatatcgaaggtgacgacggttcagtctacaagccttttcaaaaatcaaacaaacgtggcaaacgttttcgagttcggttccttgggtgttttcaccgctaaaacccgagtggcgactctgaatcgaggcgtttcgccgcgcttttccaacaaAAGGGGCTGCGCCCGATTTTACAAATAGaatttccggggcgcgtgcccacacaaattcaaaaaagacgaacaaaacacataaaacgaagaaaaataataagtttACTAGAATCCACCCTAAATTTACAGGTCTCTACTGTAAGCACACTGTTGGAAGCCCTGGCCCTGATGCTTTTGTGGGTGACACGGTTTCTACTTTCTAAGGCGGATGGATGAAAAAATCTGAATTTCGTGTTTATTTGTCTAATTGTTGCGCTGATTATAATGAAGGTTTAGCCAGAATTCTTGTTGACCAAGCTTGGCGTAAGGAGAATTTCCGGGCAGCAAGAGCTTGGGTTGCTTATGATGATAGGAATGAGAAGTTAGCTCAAGGAGGAAGGGTAGATCTTTGCTATGTTTGTAGCACGAACAATGGCTTGTTTAGATGCTGTTCAATGGTGTGTGTAACTACAGAGTTTTGATCGCGTTGCATGGTAAAAGACTAAAAGTAGTCTTCTCGTTGTCCAGCCCATTCGTAGGAAAGCTGCTTGAGAAAATGGGATGGAGTTTACAAAATTTTACATGTTTTATCAATAGTTATTTCAGTTGTTTTGTCAAATAGTGAAGTAGACAGAACGTTAGTCAAGGTTGCTCACAACCTTGCCAGAGGCGTGCTTTCGGGCAGTATCTAATTTTGTAAGATTTCGGCTATGGTGATGAAGTTTGTGGTCAGGGACGGAGcgaggattttaccctagcagtggcgaaatgtatactaaaagaataaaaagatgcattgcaATCATCGTTGGTGTTCTCAAAAGCACAACGGGTCTTCAGATCGCATATCGTTGTAAGTTGCAGACTTGCAGTCAATGCCAACCCTACTGCAATACATTAGCAACTCGCATGAATTTATGCTTCCATGAGTTTGCGTCTCTAAAATTATTAACGCAAGATATGCAGATTCGCCCTTCTTAGAAGAATGGGTACCGGATTTGACCTCCAGTTTACGAAAAATCAAACGCACGCAAAGAACAATCAAACACAAACAGCTCAACTAAAAGTGTTCAAACTTCCAAACAATCCACCTCAAGCAAAATCTGCCAACAATTTGGTTCCATATTCTATAGTTCAATCAATCCAATAAATggatacttatcaaaaaaaaatccaataaatGGATATATGGTAATgtctgtatgtatgtatattttgATTGATATGTGAACCCTTTTTCATGCTCAGCTCAGGATGTGGTTGCCTTTGAGGTAGATTTCACATTCTGGTGGTCATTAGCGCCCTTTTCTAACCGGAGAAAGTGCTTTTGGGCATGGCTGGCCACTTGGGTTGGGGTCCTAGTCTTCACACTGTGCCTGGAAATACTCTTCCAATCTCCTCTACCAAATCTATCCAACCCAATTAGAAAGTTCCTGCATAAAATTAAGTGAGATCGGTTATCAAGTTACTAGAACAATTAGTGTAGTCTGGAGAGACGTCAATGTGCGGTACAAAAAGCGGTTACAATGCTTGTTACATTGTCTAACGGTTCAAAATCCTAGTTGAGATCAATGGTTAATCGGGAGATCTTTTGTGTTTTAACTCGTGCTGGCTACGCCGTTTCTTACATGGTGCACCGTCTTGCAGTTAACAGAAAATcgtgagaagaagaaaagaaagagaagcatGGACAGGAAAATATATATGAAGGTTTGAGGAAACAAACTCATGTTCTTCTTTAGTCCAAAGAATCCCTTTCCTCCTATGTAGATGGCCAGAGTTGTTGTTCTGCCTCCTACTCTCATCATTCTTGGTATCTTTGTAATCAGGTAACGGAATTCGCCCCGATTCGATCATCTCAACATCTTCCACTAGTGCTTCATAGTGTTCAATGATCTGACCAATTGTTTTTCCAGGAATTTGGAAAGCGATTTTTTGAAATATGTCCGGAGAATCAAGGTTGAACTCTGCAATTGCATTCTCAAAAACCTTGTTCTCCTCAAAAGTCCACTCCATCATTTTGATGAAAGtctctctcactacaagaaattataTAGATGTgaacctttttttgtttataacaAGAATCCGGACCAGCTTATGTGCACTTCTAATATATAGATGTAAATTGATGCATGCACATAAACAGAATCGGCGGAGATTTATGGTTTCTCGTAATCTGTGAAGAGATTTTGCTAGATTCTTGATTAGTTGAAAATTAATGAGCCTTTATGGGAAGTAAGAATAAAATCTATTTCAAACAAGGAAATTATTGAACCAAATCTTCTTTGTTACTCTTTTTGTTTCGGCAATTGGTAAAGAAGAGCTGAATTTGAAAACCATTAGGGATTCGATTATGGTTATAGAAAGTTGTATCAGAGTTGGCACAAAGGGAAAGTTTAAGCTACTTACCATTATTGGTGAATGTAGTTCTCACATGATAGAGTTTCCACATCAATGATTTAGAGTTTACCATAAATGGGTGATTGTGTTTAGAT
Proteins encoded in this window:
- the LOC131303194 gene encoding transcription factor SRM1-like, yielding MMEWTFEENKVFENAIAEFNLDSPDIFQKIAFQIPGKTIGQIIEHYEALVEDVEMIESGRIPLPDYKDTKNDESRRQNNNSGHLHRRKGILWTKEEHENFLIGLDRFGRGDWKSISRHSVKTRTPTQVASHAQKHFLRLEKGANDHQNVKSTSKATTS